The following coding sequences lie in one Actinomycetota bacterium genomic window:
- a CDS encoding NADH-quinone oxidoreductase subunit A, with amino-acid sequence MVGAMLGVGRLLRPTRPQAQKYLNYECGVDPVGAGWSQSQVRYYVFALLFVMFDVEAVFIFPWAVRLEALQVFGLVEMIIFIAILALGLLYAWRKRVLRWV; translated from the coding sequence ATGGTCGGGGCCATGCTGGGGGTCGGGCGCCTGCTGCGTCCCACCCGGCCCCAGGCGCAGAAGTACCTCAACTACGAGTGCGGGGTCGACCCCGTCGGGGCGGGCTGGTCGCAGAGCCAGGTCCGCTACTACGTCTTCGCGCTGCTGTTCGTCATGTTCGACGTCGAGGCGGTGTTCATCTTCCCCTGGGCCGTCCGGCTCGAGGCCCTGCAGGTCTTCGGGCTGGTCGAGATGATCATCTTCATCGCCATCCTGGCGCTGGGCCTGCTCTACGCCTGGCGCAAGCGGGTGCTGCGGTGGGTGTAG
- a CDS encoding NADH-quinone oxidoreductase subunit J → MDVVVFAVASVVAVGGALGVVLSRNPVHSALMLVMTLFGVAVLFVEQEAHFLAAVQVIVYAGAIVVLFLFVIMLLGVDRSEDLGVETLKAQRPLAGALALVAALEMVLLVRYGGWVTGGASVAGPARDPVVPNVELLARSIFSRYLLAFEATSGLLVIAVVGAVVLARRPPSIAAPPPEEDQ, encoded by the coding sequence ATGGACGTCGTCGTCTTCGCGGTGGCGAGCGTCGTAGCCGTGGGCGGTGCGCTCGGGGTGGTGCTTTCGCGCAACCCCGTGCACTCGGCGCTCATGCTCGTGATGACGCTGTTCGGCGTGGCCGTCCTGTTCGTGGAGCAGGAGGCGCACTTCCTGGCCGCCGTCCAGGTGATCGTCTACGCGGGCGCCATCGTGGTGCTGTTCCTCTTCGTCATCATGTTGCTCGGGGTGGACCGGTCCGAGGACCTGGGCGTCGAGACGTTGAAGGCGCAACGTCCGCTCGCCGGCGCGCTCGCGCTCGTGGCCGCGCTCGAGATGGTGCTGCTCGTGCGCTACGGCGGGTGGGTCACTGGCGGCGCCTCGGTCGCCGGCCCCGCCCGCGACCCGGTCGTCCCCAACGTGGAGCTGCTGGCCCGGTCGATCTTCAGCCGCTACCTGCTGGCGTTCGAGGCGACCTCGGGGCTGTTGGTCATCGCGGTCGTCGGCGCCGTCGTCCTCGCCCGGCGCCCACCCAGCATCGCGGCACCCCCGCCGGAGGAAGACCAGTGA
- the nuoH gene encoding NADH-quinone oxidoreductase subunit NuoH translates to MDPLFSNGVGLAVVLIVVLKVLVTFVFLLVSVLLMIWFERKIISDMQNRIGPNRAGPWGLLQSLADGIKIFFKEDLLPEQADAAVFRLAPYVSTVTAFAAFAVIPVGGSLSIAGHDTFLQLADPPVGVLFLLAMSSIAVYGVMLAGWSSGSKYPLLGSVRASAQMVSYEAAMGLSVVAVVLAAGTLSTHAIVLDQAGRGPGGILPNWNVITLGGVPFLIYLIAATAEINRPPFDLVEAEQELVGGFFTEYSSVRFALFYLAEFMNTITVSAVAVTLFFGGPSGPVYSVLPRTFWPILWFFLKLLVFLFCYVWLRASVPRFRYDQLMDLGWKRLIPAALFWLLLIAAIQIGRDQGWNPSLVLGVGVLAGLAVMGALALAVRTSRLRADDEAQSLEASR, encoded by the coding sequence ATGGACCCGCTGTTCTCGAACGGCGTCGGCCTCGCGGTGGTCCTCATCGTGGTGCTGAAGGTCCTCGTCACGTTCGTGTTCCTGCTGGTGAGCGTGCTGCTGATGATCTGGTTCGAGCGCAAGATCATCTCCGACATGCAGAACCGCATCGGCCCGAACCGGGCGGGCCCGTGGGGCCTGCTCCAGTCGCTCGCCGACGGCATCAAGATCTTCTTCAAGGAGGACCTCCTGCCGGAGCAGGCGGACGCGGCGGTGTTCCGGCTGGCTCCCTACGTGTCGACCGTGACCGCGTTCGCCGCCTTCGCCGTCATCCCCGTTGGTGGCAGCCTCTCCATCGCCGGTCACGACACCTTCCTGCAGCTCGCGGACCCACCCGTCGGCGTCCTCTTCCTGCTGGCCATGTCGTCCATCGCGGTCTACGGCGTGATGCTCGCCGGTTGGTCGTCGGGCTCGAAGTACCCGCTGCTGGGGTCGGTGCGCGCGTCGGCGCAGATGGTGTCCTACGAAGCGGCCATGGGCCTGTCGGTGGTGGCGGTCGTCCTGGCCGCGGGCACCCTGTCGACGCACGCCATCGTGCTCGACCAGGCCGGCCGCGGACCCGGAGGCATCCTCCCCAACTGGAACGTCATCACCCTCGGCGGCGTCCCCTTCCTCATCTACCTGATCGCTGCCACCGCCGAGATCAACCGGCCACCGTTCGACCTGGTGGAGGCGGAGCAGGAGCTGGTCGGAGGGTTCTTCACCGAGTACTCGTCCGTGCGCTTCGCCCTCTTCTACCTTGCCGAGTTCATGAACACCATCACCGTCTCGGCGGTGGCGGTGACGCTGTTCTTCGGCGGCCCCAGCGGCCCCGTCTACTCGGTCCTTCCGCGCACCTTCTGGCCGATCTTGTGGTTCTTCCTCAAGCTGCTCGTCTTCCTGTTCTGCTACGTGTGGCTGCGCGCGAGCGTCCCCCGCTTCCGCTACGACCAGCTCATGGACCTGGGCTGGAAGCGCCTCATTCCCGCCGCCCTCTTCTGGCTGCTGCTCATCGCTGCCATCCAGATCGGGCGCGACCAGGGCTGGAACCCGTCGCTCGTGCTGGGCGTCGGCGTGCTCGCGGGCCTCGCCGTGATGGGTGCGCTCGCGCTCGCGGTGCGCACGAGTCGCCTGCGCGCCGACGACGAGGCGCAGTCATTGGAGGCGAGTCGCTGA
- a CDS encoding NADH-quinone oxidoreductase subunit M, protein MSFPYLTTLIVLPAAGALAVAVVPRRRPELVRVIGLATAVAVAALSIYLVFEFEKSDAGFQFVSQHVWIRSFGISWKLGIDGISLFLVALTGVLFPIALAGPLVHRDVKAYTAWLLLLEAGCLGVFLALDLFLFFVFWEVVLVPMYFLIGGWGYERRVYAAVKFFIYTMAGSALMLVGILTLAFLHQAATGRLTFDLVTLANDKFLAAGTAQWLFLAFAVSFAIKVPVFPLHTWLPDAHTEAPTAGSVILAGVLLKLGTYGFLRFGLFLFPQAAVDLAPWFLVLGVIGILYGALVATVQKDLKRLIAYSSVAHLGFIVVGTFAFTTQGLTGGVIQMVNHGISTGALFLLVGWLYERRHTRQIAELRGLAKPAPVFAGVFMVVMLSSVGLPGLNGFVGEFLVLIGTFVTRRWYAVAAAVGVILAAVYLLWAYQRVFQGAPDGENASFPEMTWRERGVMVPIIGLIVFLGVYPKPVLDRIEPSVDRLIAHVERGANTKFREAPRAPEAAGTRAEGGP, encoded by the coding sequence GTGAGCTTCCCCTACCTGACGACGCTCATCGTCCTGCCCGCGGCCGGCGCGCTCGCGGTCGCCGTCGTGCCGCGGCGGCGGCCGGAGCTGGTTCGGGTCATCGGCCTGGCCACCGCGGTCGCGGTCGCCGCGCTCAGCATCTACCTCGTGTTCGAGTTCGAGAAGTCCGACGCGGGCTTCCAGTTCGTCTCCCAGCACGTCTGGATCCGGTCGTTCGGCATCTCGTGGAAGCTCGGGATCGACGGGATCTCCCTCTTCCTCGTCGCCCTCACCGGCGTGCTCTTCCCCATCGCGCTGGCCGGCCCGCTCGTGCACCGCGACGTCAAGGCGTACACGGCATGGCTCCTGCTGTTGGAGGCGGGCTGCCTGGGGGTCTTCCTCGCCCTCGACCTCTTCCTGTTCTTCGTGTTCTGGGAGGTCGTGCTCGTTCCGATGTACTTCCTGATCGGCGGTTGGGGCTACGAGCGCCGCGTCTACGCGGCGGTGAAGTTCTTCATCTACACGATGGCCGGCTCGGCGCTGATGCTCGTCGGCATCCTCACGCTTGCGTTCCTGCACCAGGCCGCGACCGGCCGCCTCACCTTCGACCTGGTCACGCTGGCCAACGACAAGTTCCTCGCCGCGGGCACCGCCCAGTGGCTGTTCCTTGCGTTCGCCGTCTCCTTCGCCATCAAGGTGCCCGTGTTCCCGCTGCACACGTGGCTCCCCGACGCCCACACCGAGGCCCCCACCGCGGGCTCGGTGATCCTGGCCGGCGTCCTCCTGAAGCTCGGCACGTACGGCTTCCTGCGCTTCGGGCTGTTCCTGTTCCCGCAGGCGGCTGTCGACCTCGCCCCCTGGTTCCTCGTCCTCGGCGTGATCGGCATCCTCTACGGCGCGCTCGTCGCCACCGTGCAGAAGGACCTCAAGCGGCTGATCGCGTATTCGTCGGTGGCCCATCTCGGGTTCATCGTGGTCGGCACGTTCGCGTTCACGACCCAGGGTCTCACGGGCGGTGTGATCCAGATGGTGAACCACGGCATCTCCACCGGAGCGCTGTTCCTGCTCGTGGGCTGGCTGTACGAGCGCCGTCACACCCGCCAGATCGCCGAGCTGCGCGGCCTGGCCAAGCCCGCGCCCGTCTTCGCGGGCGTCTTCATGGTGGTGATGCTCTCGTCGGTCGGCCTGCCCGGGCTCAACGGCTTCGTCGGCGAGTTCCTCGTGCTCATCGGCACGTTCGTCACCCGTCGCTGGTATGCAGTCGCGGCCGCCGTCGGTGTCATTCTCGCGGCCGTCTACCTGCTGTGGGCGTACCAGCGCGTGTTCCAGGGCGCGCCCGACGGTGAGAACGCCTCCTTCCCCGAGATGACGTGGCGGGAGCGAGGAGTCATGGTCCCCATCATCGGGCTCATCGTGTTCCTCGGCGTCTACCCGAAGCCGGTGCTCGATCGCATCGAGCCCTCGGTCGACCGGCTCATCGCGCACGTCGAGCGCGGGGCCAACACCAAGTTCCGCGAGGCCCCGAGAGCGCCCGAAGCTGCGGGAACCAGAGCCGAGGGCGGCCCATGA
- a CDS encoding NADH-quinone oxidoreductase subunit N has protein sequence MIVAPGWSHAVVAQIDQAPINLPSVDYRSILPTLVLIGGALLLLGIGGLNRKRPPAGTYALFTIVTAGVALWFSFDLWDQVDADRARTTIADAVVVDGFSVFFMVLVCATVVLGALLADGYLRREELEGPEYYVLMLLSASGGILMAEANDLIVVFLGLEILSIALYVLAGYYRRKAESQEAAIKYFVLGAFSSAFFLYGVALVYGATGSTNLGEISNLLRERPFTNGVLLAGFAFLLVGLGFKVAAVPFHMWTPDVYQGAPTPVTGFMAAGAKAAGFAALLRIFFSTFGPERLDWQPIVWAMAVATLLVGSVLAIVQTDIKRMLAYSSISHAGYVLVGLQAGTDRGVAGSLFYLLAYTFMVLGSFGIVTLVGRKGDERHSLDTYRGLAARRPVLALVFTVFLLAQAGVPLTSGFLAKFYVIGAAVDSHSYALAVIAMLAAVIAAFFYLRVIVVMYMGGDAATADDPPADPIRVPLAAGAALAVTLAFTLVVGFLPSVVIEFARDATLLRL, from the coding sequence ATGATCGTCGCTCCCGGCTGGTCGCACGCGGTCGTCGCCCAGATCGACCAGGCGCCGATCAACCTGCCCTCGGTCGACTACCGCAGCATCCTGCCCACGCTCGTCCTTATCGGCGGCGCGCTGCTCCTGCTCGGCATCGGGGGGCTGAACCGGAAGCGCCCCCCGGCCGGCACGTACGCGCTGTTCACGATCGTCACCGCGGGGGTCGCGCTCTGGTTCAGCTTCGACCTGTGGGACCAGGTCGATGCAGACAGGGCGCGCACCACGATCGCGGACGCCGTGGTGGTCGACGGGTTCAGCGTCTTCTTCATGGTGCTGGTGTGCGCGACGGTCGTCCTCGGCGCCCTGCTGGCCGACGGCTACCTGCGCCGGGAAGAGCTGGAGGGCCCCGAGTACTACGTGCTCATGCTGCTCTCGGCGTCGGGCGGCATCCTGATGGCCGAGGCCAACGACCTCATCGTCGTGTTCCTCGGCCTCGAGATCCTCTCGATCGCGCTGTACGTCCTGGCCGGCTACTACCGGCGCAAGGCCGAGTCGCAGGAAGCGGCGATCAAGTACTTCGTGCTAGGGGCGTTCTCGTCCGCGTTCTTCCTCTACGGCGTCGCGCTGGTGTACGGGGCCACGGGATCGACGAACCTGGGCGAGATCTCCAACTTGTTGCGCGAGCGACCGTTCACCAACGGCGTGCTCCTCGCCGGGTTCGCCTTCCTCCTCGTGGGCCTGGGGTTCAAGGTCGCCGCGGTGCCGTTCCACATGTGGACGCCCGACGTCTACCAGGGCGCGCCCACGCCGGTGACCGGCTTCATGGCCGCGGGCGCCAAGGCGGCGGGCTTCGCCGCGTTGCTCCGCATCTTCTTCTCCACCTTCGGCCCCGAGCGGCTCGACTGGCAGCCCATCGTGTGGGCCATGGCCGTGGCGACGCTGCTGGTGGGGTCGGTGCTCGCCATCGTGCAGACCGACATCAAGCGGATGCTCGCGTACTCGTCGATCAGCCACGCCGGCTACGTCCTCGTCGGCCTCCAGGCCGGCACCGACCGTGGCGTGGCGGGCTCGCTCTTCTACCTGCTGGCCTACACCTTCATGGTGCTCGGCAGCTTCGGCATCGTCACGCTCGTGGGCCGAAAGGGCGACGAGCGGCACAGCCTCGACACCTATCGCGGCCTCGCGGCCCGGCGCCCGGTGCTCGCGCTCGTGTTCACCGTGTTCCTCTTGGCGCAGGCCGGCGTGCCCCTCACGTCCGGCTTCCTCGCCAAGTTCTACGTGATCGGCGCCGCGGTCGACAGCCACTCCTACGCGCTTGCGGTCATCGCCATGTTGGCCGCCGTCATCGCCGCCTTCTTCTACCTGCGGGTGATCGTGGTCATGTACATGGGCGGCGACGCCGCCACGGCCGACGACCCGCCCGCAGACCCGATCCGCGTCCCTCTGGCCGCCGGCGCGGCGCTGGCCGTCACGCTCGCGTTCACCCTCGTCGTGGGCTTCCTGCCCTCCGTGGTCATCGAGTTCGCCCGCGACGCCACCCTGCTGCGGCTCTGA
- the nuoK gene encoding NADH-quinone oxidoreductase subunit NuoK codes for MDASWYLAVGGIIFTIGAIGVLVRRNVLVMFMCIELMLNAVNLTFVTFARELDDIGGQVVVFFVLVVAAAEVVVGLGIIVSIFRRRAEATADDISMLKG; via the coding sequence ATCGACGCGTCCTGGTACCTCGCGGTGGGCGGCATCATCTTCACCATCGGCGCCATCGGCGTGCTGGTGCGGCGCAACGTGCTCGTGATGTTCATGTGCATCGAGCTGATGCTCAACGCCGTCAACCTCACCTTCGTCACCTTCGCGCGCGAGCTCGACGACATCGGCGGACAGGTGGTCGTGTTCTTCGTGCTCGTGGTGGCGGCAGCCGAGGTCGTGGTCGGGCTGGGCATCATCGTGTCCATCTTCAGACGGCGGGCCGAGGCGACCGCCGACGACATCTCGATGTTGAAGGGATAG
- the nuoG gene encoding NADH-quinone oxidoreductase subunit NuoG, with amino-acid sequence MTEHRSATDTVKDTVTVTVDGRTFEARPGELVIAAAERHGVYIPRFCWHPRMAPVGMCRMCLVEIDGVRGLPPACTTPVAEGMVVHTTTPGVKKAQDGVLEFLLINHPLDCPVCDRGGECPLQDQTFAFGPGESRFVEEKRHFEKPIPISDLVALDRERCILCARCTRFADEVAGDPLISFNERGNETQVLTFPDDPFTSYFSGNTVQICPVGALTASPYRFRARPWDLEQVESTCTTCAVGCRIAVQSSSNRLVRYLGVDAEPTNHGWLCDKGRFGFESVTAGDRLSAPLVRASGALSEASWGVALAAAAKGLRQARDLHGPGSIAVLGGARLGNEDAYAWAKLAKGVLGTDSVDCQLGDGLPAEVVLGLPRATIDDACRASVVILLAPDLKEELPVLYLRLRAAAVDDGAVVIELAPQVTGLTRHARASLLYRPGEAAALAEALVGGDGDIAWAAGVATADIAAARQLLAGHDDVVVVLGRPSLAESGASIAEAAAVLAAGLPNARFLPALRRGNVHGALDMGLAPGILPGRVALADAHAWFVDAWGAAPEETGLDANGILRAALDGRIHALVLLGADPLADFPDRALARRAVGAAGFVIAVDLFATDSVKQADVVLPAAGFAERPATTTNLEGRITRLGQKVTPPGTARPDWMIAVDLAARLGDDLGFESTDDIWAEIERVAPAHAGITLDVLRGIDHRDGVVVPLAGRDDHSARTTAEVDVADRVIEAIETRAAASQGEGVVTQAASGTAPEAPGHDAVPTPETERPPLLAFTTRDRARSLPALDAYALRLVSARSLYDCGAMVQHCPSMAHLAPGARVRVNPHDLERLGLASGDRVRMVSERATRELPVTAWTGLPRGSISITFNQPGDISAADLIDASEPVTDIRMESL; translated from the coding sequence ATGACCGAGCACCGCAGCGCAACGGACACGGTGAAGGACACCGTCACGGTCACGGTCGACGGCCGCACCTTCGAAGCCCGACCCGGCGAGCTGGTGATCGCGGCGGCCGAGCGCCACGGGGTCTACATCCCGCGCTTCTGCTGGCACCCGCGCATGGCACCGGTCGGGATGTGCCGCATGTGCCTCGTCGAGATCGACGGCGTGCGCGGGCTGCCACCGGCGTGCACCACGCCGGTCGCGGAGGGGATGGTCGTCCACACCACCACGCCCGGGGTCAAGAAGGCCCAGGACGGCGTGCTCGAGTTCCTGCTCATCAACCACCCGCTCGACTGCCCCGTGTGCGACCGCGGCGGCGAGTGCCCGCTGCAGGACCAGACCTTTGCCTTCGGTCCCGGCGAGAGCCGCTTCGTCGAGGAGAAGCGCCACTTCGAGAAGCCGATCCCGATCAGCGACCTGGTCGCGCTCGACCGCGAGCGGTGCATCCTCTGCGCCCGTTGCACCCGCTTCGCGGACGAGGTGGCGGGCGACCCCCTCATCTCGTTCAACGAGCGTGGCAACGAGACGCAGGTGCTGACCTTTCCCGACGACCCCTTCACCTCGTACTTCAGCGGTAACACCGTCCAGATCTGTCCGGTCGGCGCGCTCACCGCGTCGCCGTACCGCTTCCGCGCCCGCCCGTGGGACCTCGAGCAGGTGGAGTCCACGTGCACCACGTGCGCGGTCGGTTGCCGCATCGCGGTGCAGTCGTCGTCCAACCGGTTGGTGCGCTACCTCGGCGTCGACGCCGAGCCGACGAATCACGGCTGGCTGTGCGACAAGGGACGCTTCGGCTTCGAGTCCGTCACCGCCGGCGACCGCCTGAGCGCGCCCCTCGTGCGCGCGAGCGGCGCGCTGAGCGAGGCGTCTTGGGGGGTCGCGCTCGCGGCCGCCGCCAAAGGTCTGCGCCAGGCACGCGACCTCCACGGGCCGGGCTCGATCGCCGTCCTCGGCGGGGCGCGCCTCGGCAACGAGGACGCGTACGCGTGGGCCAAGCTGGCGAAGGGCGTCCTCGGTACCGACTCCGTCGACTGCCAGCTGGGCGACGGGCTCCCCGCCGAGGTCGTGCTCGGGCTTCCACGCGCCACTATCGACGACGCGTGCCGAGCCTCGGTCGTCATCCTGCTCGCGCCCGACCTCAAGGAGGAGCTGCCCGTCCTCTACCTGCGCCTGCGCGCGGCCGCGGTCGACGACGGTGCCGTCGTGATCGAGCTGGCCCCGCAGGTGACCGGCCTCACCCGCCACGCGCGCGCCAGCCTGCTGTACCGGCCCGGCGAGGCAGCCGCCCTCGCCGAGGCGCTCGTGGGCGGAGACGGCGACATTGCCTGGGCCGCCGGCGTCGCGACCGCCGACATCGCCGCCGCCCGGCAACTGCTCGCCGGCCACGACGACGTCGTCGTCGTGCTCGGCCGCCCGTCCCTGGCGGAGTCCGGAGCCTCCATCGCCGAGGCCGCGGCGGTGCTCGCCGCGGGGTTGCCGAACGCACGCTTCCTGCCCGCGCTGCGACGCGGCAACGTGCACGGCGCGCTCGACATGGGCCTGGCCCCGGGGATCCTGCCCGGACGGGTCGCGCTCGCCGACGCGCACGCCTGGTTCGTCGACGCGTGGGGCGCGGCGCCCGAGGAGACCGGGCTTGACGCGAACGGGATCCTCCGCGCCGCACTCGACGGGCGCATTCACGCGCTGGTGCTCCTTGGTGCCGACCCGCTTGCCGACTTCCCCGATCGCGCCCTCGCCCGGCGGGCCGTGGGCGCCGCCGGTTTCGTGATCGCGGTCGATCTGTTCGCGACCGACTCGGTGAAGCAGGCCGACGTGGTCCTCCCCGCGGCCGGCTTCGCCGAGCGGCCGGCCACGACGACCAACCTCGAGGGGCGCATCACCCGTCTCGGCCAGAAGGTCACGCCGCCGGGAACCGCCCGTCCCGACTGGATGATCGCAGTCGACCTCGCGGCCCGGCTGGGCGACGACCTCGGCTTCGAGTCGACCGACGACATCTGGGCCGAGATCGAGCGTGTCGCACCGGCCCACGCCGGCATCACCCTCGACGTGCTGCGCGGCATCGACCACCGCGACGGCGTCGTCGTCCCGCTCGCGGGCCGCGACGATCACAGCGCGCGGACCACAGCCGAGGTCGATGTCGCCGATCGCGTCATCGAGGCCATCGAGACGCGTGCCGCCGCGAGCCAGGGCGAGGGCGTGGTCACGCAGGCGGCTTCTGGCACCGCACCCGAAGCACCCGGTCACGACGCCGTACCGACGCCCGAGACGGAGCGGCCGCCGCTGCTGGCGTTCACCACCCGGGATCGGGCCAGGTCGTTGCCGGCGCTCGACGCCTACGCCCTCCGCCTGGTGTCGGCCCGGAGCCTCTACGACTGCGGTGCCATGGTGCAGCACTGTCCGTCGATGGCGCATCTCGCGCCGGGCGCGCGCGTGCGGGTGAACCCGCACGATCTCGAGCGGCTCGGCCTGGCGTCGGGCGACCGGGTGCGCATGGTGTCGGAGCGCGCGACCAGAGAGCTGCCGGTGACGGCGTGGACCGGCCTGCCGCGCGGGTCGATCTCGATCACCTTCAACCAACCCGGCGACATCTCCGCCGCCGACCTCATCGACGCGTCCGAGCCCGTCACCGACATCCGGATGGAGTCGCTGTGA
- the nuoI gene encoding NADH-quinone oxidoreductase subunit NuoI, with the protein MGYLEGFAVTLRQMFRPRVTIPYPDVKRPKPERFHGRHVLGRYEDGMEKCIGCELCAGVCPARCIYVRGADNPPDDPVSPGERYGFVYEINYLRCIHCDLCVEACPTEAITESKLFEFSFTDRRDAIYTKTELLVDDEGHPRHLPWEDWRAGDDEHTSAWMRATSPSGVAAYEGRIAWSGELGYGVRAPEEGQTAEGRDPQATETPEATDAG; encoded by the coding sequence ATGGGCTACCTGGAGGGGTTCGCCGTAACCCTGAGGCAGATGTTCCGGCCGCGGGTCACGATCCCGTATCCGGACGTGAAGCGGCCCAAGCCCGAACGCTTCCACGGCCGCCATGTGCTCGGCCGCTACGAGGACGGTATGGAGAAGTGCATCGGCTGCGAGTTGTGCGCGGGCGTGTGCCCGGCGCGCTGCATCTACGTGCGCGGCGCCGACAACCCGCCCGACGATCCCGTCTCACCGGGCGAGCGCTACGGCTTCGTCTACGAGATCAACTACCTCCGTTGCATCCACTGCGACCTGTGCGTCGAGGCGTGTCCCACCGAGGCCATCACCGAGTCGAAGCTGTTCGAGTTCTCCTTCACCGACCGGCGCGACGCCATCTACACCAAGACCGAGCTGCTGGTCGACGACGAGGGGCACCCCCGGCACCTCCCGTGGGAGGACTGGCGTGCCGGCGACGACGAGCACACCTCGGCCTGGATGCGCGCCACCTCACCGTCGGGCGTCGCCGCCTACGAAGGCCGCATCGCCTGGTCGGGCGAGCTCGGGTACGGCGTGCGCGCCCCGGAGGAGGGCCAGACCGCCGAGGGCCGCGACCCCCAAGCGACGGAGACCCCCGAAGCGACGGACGCCGGCTGA
- the nuoL gene encoding NADH-quinone oxidoreductase subunit L gives MVLDASWLIPALPLAGFVLLLVFGRRLGDPWAGWLATAMTTAAFAVSIVMFASLHGRAGNDRSFTHELFTWLPVGRLQVKAGLLVDPLSITMALFITGVGALIHLYSVGYMHGDESYPRFFVYLNLFAFSMLVLVLADSFLLSFLGWEGVGACSYFLISFWFERDTAASAGKKAFVTNRVGDFGFMIAMFLMFSALGSLQYGVVLTGAATLSKTTATAIALLLFLGAVGKSAQLPLYVWLPDAMEGPTPVSALIHAATMVTAGVYLMCRISPILVLAPGALTIIATVGALTALFAATIACAQNDIKRVLAYSTISQLGYMFLAVGSGAYVAAVFHMVTHAFFKALLFLGAGSVIHGLHDEQDMKRMGNLRRYLPITSATFIVGWLAIAGIPPFAGFWSKDEILANAFDTNKLLWLVGVVTALLTAYYMSRQVFMVFYGEEREREHASEPHESPWTMTLPLVVLAGLSFLGGLLNLPWKSTEFLRKWLEPVFGERLHALDVPAGTLWALAIGTVVLGVVGIGIAGGVYLRHRVPEDRMEPLVLRRAWYVDAAYAAAIDGPGRLLSTWSAYVIDLKVVDGAVNGVGTLVRATGDRLRRVQTGYVRNYALGVVIGAVLVLGWVVTRVQLS, from the coding sequence TTGGTCCTCGACGCCTCCTGGCTCATCCCGGCCCTGCCGCTCGCGGGCTTCGTGCTGCTGCTCGTGTTCGGCCGCCGGCTCGGCGACCCGTGGGCGGGCTGGCTCGCGACCGCGATGACGACGGCCGCGTTCGCGGTGTCGATCGTCATGTTCGCCTCGCTGCACGGGCGCGCGGGCAATGACAGGTCGTTCACGCACGAGCTCTTCACCTGGCTCCCGGTCGGCCGACTGCAGGTGAAGGCGGGGTTGCTGGTCGACCCGCTGTCGATCACGATGGCGCTGTTCATCACCGGCGTCGGCGCGCTGATCCACCTCTACTCCGTGGGCTACATGCACGGCGACGAGAGCTATCCGAGGTTCTTCGTCTACCTCAACCTGTTCGCGTTCTCGATGCTCGTGCTCGTGCTCGCCGACAGCTTCCTGCTCAGCTTCCTCGGATGGGAGGGCGTCGGCGCCTGCTCCTACTTCCTGATCTCGTTCTGGTTCGAGCGCGACACGGCGGCCAGTGCGGGGAAGAAGGCGTTCGTCACCAACCGCGTCGGCGACTTCGGGTTCATGATCGCGATGTTCCTCATGTTCTCGGCGCTGGGGTCGCTCCAGTACGGCGTGGTGCTGACCGGGGCCGCGACGCTCAGCAAGACGACTGCGACCGCAATCGCGCTGCTGCTCTTTCTCGGCGCCGTGGGCAAGTCCGCCCAGCTGCCCCTCTACGTGTGGTTGCCCGATGCGATGGAGGGCCCGACACCCGTGTCGGCGCTGATCCACGCCGCGACGATGGTGACCGCGGGCGTCTACCTCATGTGCCGCATCAGCCCCATCCTCGTGCTGGCACCCGGCGCGCTCACGATCATCGCCACCGTGGGCGCGCTGACCGCGCTGTTCGCGGCGACCATCGCCTGCGCCCAGAACGACATCAAGCGGGTGCTGGCGTACTCCACGATCTCCCAGCTCGGTTACATGTTCCTCGCTGTGGGGTCGGGCGCGTACGTCGCTGCGGTGTTCCACATGGTCACGCACGCCTTCTTCAAGGCGCTGCTCTTCCTGGGCGCAGGCTCGGTGATCCACGGTCTTCACGACGAGCAGGACATGAAGCGCATGGGCAACCTGCGTCGCTACCTTCCGATCACCTCGGCGACCTTCATCGTGGGCTGGCTCGCGATCGCCGGCATCCCGCCCTTCGCCGGCTTCTGGTCGAAGGACGAGATCCTGGCCAACGCCTTCGACACCAACAAGCTGCTGTGGCTCGTCGGCGTCGTGACCGCGCTGCTTACGGCGTACTACATGAGCCGTCAGGTGTTCATGGTGTTCTACGGCGAGGAACGTGAGCGTGAGCACGCGTCGGAGCCGCACGAGTCGCCCTGGACCATGACGCTTCCCCTCGTGGTGCTCGCCGGGCTCTCGTTCCTCGGCGGCCTGCTCAACCTGCCGTGGAAGTCGACCGAGTTCCTCCGCAAGTGGCTCGAGCCGGTGTTCGGCGAGCGGTTGCACGCGCTCGACGTCCCGGCGGGCACCCTGTGGGCGCTGGCCATCGGCACCGTCGTGCTGGGCGTGGTCGGGATCGGCATCGCGGGGGGCGTCTACCTCCGCCACCGCGTTCCCGAGGATCGCATGGAGCCTCTGGTGCTGCGCCGGGCCTGGTACGTCGACGCCGCGTACGCCGCCGCGATCGACGGGCCCGGCCGCCTGCTGTCCACCTGGAGCGCGTATGTGATCGACCTGAAGGTCGTCGACGGTGCCGTCAACGGCGTCGGCACGCTCGTGCGCGCCACGGGCGACCGCCTGCGACGGGTCCAGACCGGCTACGTGCGCAACTACGCCCTCGGCGTGGTGATCGGCGCGGTGCTCGTGCTGGGCTGGGTCGTGACGAGGGTGCAGCTCTCGTGA